TGTGGTGTCTACGGCTAACTATCAAGCTCGTGAATTAGGTATTCATTCAGCACTTCCCATTACGAAAGCTTGGGAGTACTGCGAGGTATCTCGTAAAAGTGGCGGGCCACGTTGTGCTTTTGTCACATCAGGATTTTCGCGATATAAAGAGGCGTCACGTGATGTCTTTGACAACGTACGTACGTTCGTACGTACGTTGTCGCAAACAAGTATCGATGAGGCATATCTTGATCTTAGCTTTTGTGAGTCCTTTGCAAAAGCAGAAAAGCTGGCTGAAAAAATCAGAAAGGAAGTTAAAAAGAAAACAGGCTTAACTTGCTCAATAGGTATTGGTCCGAATAAGATGGTTGCTAAAATTGCATCAGATTATGACAAACCTGACGGCCTTACAACGGTAACTCCTGATGAGGTTGATGCGTTTCTTGCACCTCTTTCTGTGAGAGTGATTCCCGGTGTAGGGAAAAAAGCAGAGAGCACGTTTGCTCGCCTAGGAATCAAAACAGTTAAAGATTTACAAGAATACTCTTGGGAAGATTTACAACAAAAATTCGGGAAACAAGGATTTTCAATATGGGAACGTGTGCGAGGTGTCGATGAACGGAGAGTTGTGACAGAGAAACCAAAACGCAAATCTATAGGAAAACACTATACATTTAATACCGACGCGAATGATATGAGTGAAATTTTAGACGTCCTAAGACAACAAATAAAAGTGATTTTAAAAGAAGTAAAGAAACAAGGGTTTACTGAATTTCGTACGGTAGTACTCACTGTCCGTTTTTCAGATTTTGTGACACGAACGCGCTCTCTTACATCGGATAAACCGATACACACTGCTCGTGATTTTGAATTAAAAGCAACTAAATTAGTCTTCCCATTTTTTGAAAAATCAGAGAACCCAACAGGTAAGGCAATTCGTCTTATAGGGGTTCGTGTTGAGAAACTGGTATAGTATCAAATATGCAAATACAAAATGAGCGTAAAAAGCGATTAGAGAAACTCACTCGTAAACTGAAGAGTCTCTATCCAAAACCAAAAACAGAATTAATATACGAAACAAACTTCCAGTTGGTAGTGGCAGTCATGCTCAGTGCACAGTGTACTGATAAAAAAGTAAATGAATGTACAGAAGTATTGTTTAAGACGTATAAAAAACCAAGAGATTTTGCTGACGCTAAGCTGGATGTACTACAGAAAGAGATTGGAACTATTCCGTTTTTTAGAAACAAAGCAAAAAATATAATAAATTCAGCGAAACTCATTGAAGAGAAGTTTAGTGGAGAAGTCCCTCAGACGGTTAATGAACTCACGCAGCTACCTGGAGTAGCGTACAAAACAGCGAACGTTGTACTCGGAGAACTGTTTGAGATATGGGAAGGGATTGCAACAGA
This genomic stretch from Candidatus Kaiserbacteria bacterium harbors:
- the dinB gene encoding DNA polymerase IV; translation: MDAFFASVEERDKPYLKGLPVIVGSDPKEGRGRGVVSTANYQARELGIHSALPITKAWEYCEVSRKSGGPRCAFVTSGFSRYKEASRDVFDNVRTFVRTLSQTSIDEAYLDLSFCESFAKAEKLAEKIRKEVKKKTGLTCSIGIGPNKMVAKIASDYDKPDGLTTVTPDEVDAFLAPLSVRVIPGVGKKAESTFARLGIKTVKDLQEYSWEDLQQKFGKQGFSIWERVRGVDERRVVTEKPKRKSIGKHYTFNTDANDMSEILDVLRQQIKVILKEVKKQGFTEFRTVVLTVRFSDFVTRTRSLTSDKPIHTARDFELKATKLVFPFFEKSENPTGKAIRLIGVRVEKLV
- the nth gene encoding endonuclease III — its product is MQIQNERKKRLEKLTRKLKSLYPKPKTELIYETNFQLVVAVMLSAQCTDKKVNECTEVLFKTYKKPRDFADAKLDVLQKEIGTIPFFRNKAKNIINSAKLIEEKFSGEVPQTVNELTQLPGVAYKTANVVLGELFEIWEGIATDTHVRRFALRFDLTDNTDLTKISKDLEALVPKKDWKYVNNGFVLYGRYVCPARVHDCEEHPLTKIWPPSMSRWPKAK